One region of Glutamicibacter sp. B1 genomic DNA includes:
- a CDS encoding globin domain-containing protein, whose product MLSTKSFPVIEATLPIIAERISSITPNFYNRLFTAHPELLDGIFSRSNQKNGTQQQALAGSIAVFATYLVKYPNTTPETMLARVAHKHTSLGVVEEQYPIVYKHLFDAIAEDLGDALTPEIAEAWTEVYWLMAHALIKIEKGLYAQQANAEIYAPWKLVERTETGLDSVVFSFEPADETPVTVAKPGQFVSVRMPMADGIRQVRQYTLSNDIEHASRRTITVKLDVNGEFSPVIHNDLKIGDIVELSNPYGDLVVENDGSPLVIATAGIGCTPSAAALQTLAANGSNRKVTVLHADQEFSAWPLRDQMIESVSKLPEATISTWFERGELPEGLNAKAGYMDLTEALTEDAQVYLCGPLPFMNAVRNQALEAGVPAERIHYEVFGPDVWLAA is encoded by the coding sequence ATGCTGTCCACCAAATCCTTCCCGGTCATCGAAGCCACATTGCCAATCATCGCTGAGCGCATCTCCAGCATTACCCCGAACTTCTACAACCGCCTGTTCACCGCGCATCCAGAACTACTGGACGGAATTTTCTCCCGCTCGAACCAGAAGAATGGCACCCAGCAGCAAGCTCTGGCAGGATCCATCGCTGTCTTCGCCACCTACCTGGTCAAGTACCCCAACACCACCCCAGAAACCATGCTTGCCCGTGTAGCCCACAAGCACACTTCGCTCGGTGTCGTCGAGGAACAGTACCCGATTGTGTACAAGCACCTCTTTGACGCTATCGCCGAAGACCTGGGTGACGCGCTCACCCCAGAAATCGCCGAGGCCTGGACCGAGGTCTACTGGCTCATGGCTCACGCGCTGATCAAGATCGAGAAGGGCTTGTACGCACAGCAGGCCAACGCAGAAATCTACGCTCCATGGAAGCTGGTTGAGCGCACCGAAACCGGCCTTGATTCAGTCGTCTTTAGCTTTGAGCCAGCTGATGAGACTCCAGTGACCGTGGCGAAGCCGGGCCAGTTTGTTTCGGTTCGTATGCCGATGGCAGATGGTATCCGTCAGGTACGTCAGTACACCCTGAGCAACGACATCGAACATGCCAGCCGCCGTACCATCACCGTGAAGTTGGATGTCAATGGCGAGTTCTCTCCAGTCATCCACAACGACCTGAAAATCGGCGACATCGTTGAGCTCTCGAACCCTTACGGCGACTTGGTCGTAGAAAACGACGGTTCGCCACTGGTTATCGCTACCGCGGGCATTGGTTGCACTCCGAGTGCTGCTGCGCTGCAGACTTTGGCAGCCAATGGCTCGAACCGCAAGGTTACCGTCCTGCACGCTGATCAGGAATTCTCCGCTTGGCCACTGCGCGATCAGATGATTGAGTCCGTTAGCAAACTGCCAGAAGCTACCATCAGCACCTGGTTCGAGCGTGGCGAACTTCCAGAGGGCTTGAACGCCAAGGCCGGTTACATGGATCTCACCGAGGCACTGACCGAGGATGCTCAGGTGTACCTGTGCGGTCCTTTGCCGTTCATGAATGCGGTGCGTAACCAGGCACTCGAAGCCGGCGTTCCAGCCGAGCGTATTCACTATGAAGTCTTCGGCCCAGATGTATGGCTTGCTGCCTAA
- a CDS encoding RrF2 family transcriptional regulator, protein MKLSAFADVCLRTIMVLATPGTGQLTSREISDSVGVPYNHVAKAVLELRTLGILQVTRGRNGGATLSNDALQASLGGLLRKLDKRTDIVDCSEHDAQTPCPLSGNCRLRAVFRQAREAFYASLDPLTIEDICPVAPGSPIKALPFPTIRSFS, encoded by the coding sequence ATGAAACTCAGTGCCTTCGCCGACGTCTGCTTGCGAACCATCATGGTTCTAGCAACGCCAGGTACCGGGCAACTGACTAGCCGGGAAATCTCCGATTCAGTGGGAGTCCCCTATAACCACGTTGCCAAGGCCGTACTGGAATTACGTACCCTAGGGATCTTGCAGGTTACTCGCGGCCGCAATGGTGGCGCGACGTTGAGCAATGATGCCTTGCAGGCATCCCTCGGCGGACTCTTGCGCAAGTTGGACAAGCGTACGGATATCGTGGACTGTTCCGAGCATGATGCCCAAACCCCCTGCCCACTTTCGGGTAATTGCAGACTACGGGCGGTATTCCGTCAGGCCCGTGAAGCGTTCTATGCTTCATTGGATCCGCTGACCATTGAAGATATCTGCCCGGTCGCACCAGGATCGCCTATTAAGGCACTCCCGTTCCCTACAATTCGCAGCTTTTCCTAG
- a CDS encoding phosphomannomutase/phosphoglucomutase, whose translation MSEEIDLNQSFKAYDVRGVVGESLNAEAIEAIGAAFVDVLSLAGKDVLVGGDMRPSSEEFAQAFARGATYRGANVIMLGLISTDELYFASGKLDAAGVVFTASHNPAQYNGIKMSKAGARPISSATGLFDIRDLAQQYLNEGLPVSGDAPQGSTIERDVLADYAAYLRELVDLSAIRPLKIVVDAGNGMGGLTTPAVLGDTVLSALPLEIVPLYFELDGTFPNHPANPLEPENLKDLQAAVLEHSADLGLAFDGDADRCFVIDERGLPLSPSAITALVAVREIARVQAAGEQNPVIIHNLITSKAVPEFVAKAGGTPVMTRVGHSFIKAEMAAQGAVFGGEHSAHYYFRDFYNADTGMLAAMHVLAALGEQELPLSELGAEYEPYVATGEINSQVEDKDAAIELVLAHFDGQPVDVMKMDGTTISATDGSWWINLRPSNTEPYLRFNGEGRTAEIIEPLRDTVLAIVRSENVTN comes from the coding sequence GTGAGTGAAGAAATTGATCTTAATCAGAGCTTTAAGGCCTACGACGTTCGTGGCGTCGTCGGCGAAAGCTTGAATGCCGAAGCAATCGAAGCGATCGGCGCAGCTTTTGTTGATGTCTTGTCCCTGGCTGGCAAGGACGTACTGGTCGGTGGGGACATGCGTCCGTCCTCGGAGGAATTTGCCCAGGCTTTCGCCCGAGGTGCGACCTACCGTGGCGCTAATGTCATCATGCTCGGACTGATTTCCACCGACGAGCTGTACTTTGCTTCAGGCAAGCTAGATGCAGCTGGCGTCGTCTTCACCGCTAGCCACAACCCAGCACAGTACAACGGCATTAAGATGTCCAAGGCTGGCGCCCGTCCGATCTCTTCGGCCACCGGTCTGTTCGACATTCGTGATCTCGCACAGCAGTACCTCAACGAGGGCCTGCCGGTCTCTGGTGACGCCCCGCAGGGAAGCACCATCGAACGTGATGTGCTCGCCGACTACGCTGCCTACCTACGCGAATTAGTTGATCTTTCCGCTATCCGCCCGCTGAAGATTGTGGTGGATGCAGGCAACGGTATGGGCGGCCTGACCACCCCAGCGGTACTGGGCGACACCGTGCTCTCGGCCCTGCCATTGGAAATTGTTCCGCTGTACTTCGAACTGGACGGGACCTTCCCTAATCACCCGGCTAACCCGCTGGAACCAGAAAATCTCAAGGATCTGCAGGCCGCCGTGCTAGAGCACTCAGCGGATTTGGGGTTGGCCTTCGACGGGGATGCGGACCGTTGCTTCGTTATCGACGAACGCGGCCTACCGCTCTCGCCTTCGGCCATCACCGCCCTGGTCGCTGTTCGTGAAATCGCTCGCGTTCAGGCCGCCGGCGAACAAAACCCTGTGATCATCCACAACCTGATCACTTCTAAAGCGGTTCCGGAATTTGTCGCCAAGGCCGGCGGGACCCCGGTAATGACTCGTGTGGGTCACTCCTTCATCAAGGCTGAAATGGCAGCCCAGGGTGCGGTCTTTGGTGGCGAACACTCCGCTCACTACTACTTCCGCGACTTCTACAATGCTGACACCGGTATGCTCGCTGCCATGCACGTGCTGGCGGCTTTGGGCGAACAAGAACTTCCGCTTTCCGAGCTGGGCGCAGAATACGAGCCCTATGTCGCTACCGGTGAGATCAATTCCCAGGTTGAAGACAAGGACGCTGCCATCGAGTTGGTGCTGGCGCACTTTGACGGACAGCCGGTGGATGTGATGAAGATGGATGGCACGACCATTTCAGCCACTGATGGAAGCTGGTGGATCAACCTGCGTCCTTCCAATACCGAACCGTACCTCCGCTTTAACGGCGAAGGTCGAACTGCAGAAATCATTGAGCCCCTGCGCGATACCGTATTGGCAATCGTGCGTTCAGAAAACGTCACCAACTAA
- a CDS encoding RecQ family ATP-dependent DNA helicase: protein MDGSMQVDLKTLALQKLRALVQNPQAQFHDGQYEAIEALVAQRRRALVVQRTGWGKSAVYFIASLLLREQGYGPTLIVSPLLALMRDQVAAAERAGVRAAAINSANVLEWREILEKLQRNELDVLLVSPERLNNPSFREQQLPMLLERLGLLVIDEAHCISDWGHDFRPDYRRIRDLIARLPQGLPVLATTATANSRVVKDVAEQLAGGSAQVFTLRGTLARDSLRLGVLRLPSPRMQLAWLLSHINDFNGSGIIYTLTVSAAEDIARLLREAGHEVASYTGRTDLQERERLELALKNNEVKALIATSALGMGFDKPDLGFVLHIGAPSSPVAYYQQVGRAGRGSVNADVLLLPGPDDSEIWEYFATSSMPDEFRATQVLDALASTDGAMSVPALESAVNLRRSPLELLLKVLAVDGAVERVAGGWMRTDMPWNYDADRYKRVAQSRIHEQTLMVSYENTRGCRMQFLTEALDDPRSVPCGRCDNCAGVWFDDHIPEDSKDSAQAALGRVGIPIEPRKLYPSGLDRLGYSLKGKIPVDEQLAEGRALARLTDLGWGNRLRQLFADPTDHPIDQAMLDACVKVLAEWNWEERPVGVVAMPSNKRPQLITSLAQKLAQVGRLRYLGQLEYRGTGPQNGPGGNSAFRVAAVADTFELPADLESLIASAPGPILLVDDLADSRWSLAMAGRALRIAGAPGVLPFTLGVAG, encoded by the coding sequence ATGGATGGCTCAATGCAAGTGGATCTGAAAACACTCGCCCTGCAGAAACTGCGTGCCCTGGTACAAAACCCGCAAGCCCAGTTTCACGACGGACAATATGAGGCGATCGAGGCTTTGGTCGCCCAACGTCGTCGTGCCCTCGTCGTGCAACGCACCGGCTGGGGAAAATCTGCCGTGTACTTCATTGCATCACTGCTCTTGCGTGAGCAAGGTTATGGGCCGACGCTGATCGTTTCGCCTCTGTTGGCCCTGATGCGTGACCAGGTGGCTGCCGCCGAGCGGGCCGGGGTGCGTGCTGCGGCCATCAATTCTGCCAATGTGCTCGAATGGCGCGAGATTCTTGAAAAACTGCAACGCAATGAACTCGACGTGTTGCTGGTGTCGCCTGAGCGACTGAACAATCCATCCTTCCGCGAGCAACAATTACCGATGCTTTTAGAACGCTTGGGGCTATTGGTGATCGATGAAGCGCACTGCATCTCGGACTGGGGCCATGATTTCCGTCCGGACTATCGGCGTATCCGCGATTTGATCGCACGCTTGCCGCAAGGTCTGCCGGTATTGGCCACTACCGCCACAGCCAATAGCCGTGTTGTTAAGGACGTGGCAGAACAATTGGCTGGTGGAAGTGCGCAGGTCTTTACCCTGCGTGGAACATTAGCTCGTGATTCCCTACGGCTTGGGGTGCTTCGTCTGCCTTCACCGCGAATGCAGTTGGCCTGGCTACTGAGCCATATCAACGACTTCAACGGTTCGGGGATTATCTATACCCTGACGGTATCGGCGGCCGAGGATATTGCCAGGCTCTTGCGCGAAGCAGGACATGAAGTGGCTTCGTATACCGGGCGCACCGATCTGCAAGAGCGCGAACGTCTTGAACTGGCTCTGAAAAACAACGAAGTTAAAGCGTTGATTGCCACTAGCGCGCTGGGCATGGGCTTCGATAAGCCGGACCTCGGATTTGTCCTGCACATCGGTGCACCGAGCTCACCGGTGGCCTACTACCAGCAGGTGGGTCGTGCTGGCCGTGGCAGTGTCAACGCGGATGTGCTGTTGCTTCCCGGCCCGGATGACTCAGAAATCTGGGAGTACTTTGCAACCAGCTCTATGCCAGATGAATTCCGCGCAACTCAGGTGCTGGACGCTTTAGCCAGTACCGATGGGGCGATGAGCGTTCCGGCGTTAGAAAGCGCAGTGAACTTGCGACGTTCACCCTTGGAACTGCTGTTGAAGGTATTGGCCGTCGACGGCGCGGTGGAGCGTGTTGCTGGCGGATGGATGCGCACCGACATGCCGTGGAACTACGACGCTGACCGGTACAAGCGCGTGGCACAAAGCCGGATCCATGAGCAGACCCTGATGGTCAGCTACGAAAACACGCGCGGTTGCCGCATGCAATTTTTGACCGAAGCTTTGGACGATCCCCGCTCGGTACCTTGTGGTCGGTGCGATAACTGCGCCGGTGTGTGGTTCGATGACCACATCCCAGAAGACTCTAAAGACAGTGCTCAGGCAGCTTTGGGCCGCGTTGGTATTCCGATCGAACCCCGCAAGCTCTACCCTTCAGGGCTGGACCGACTAGGGTACTCGCTCAAGGGAAAAATCCCAGTCGACGAGCAGCTCGCTGAGGGGAGGGCCCTGGCTAGATTGACCGACCTGGGATGGGGCAATCGACTGCGTCAGCTCTTTGCAGATCCTACGGACCATCCAATTGATCAGGCGATGCTTGATGCCTGCGTCAAAGTATTGGCCGAATGGAATTGGGAAGAGCGGCCTGTTGGAGTGGTGGCCATGCCATCAAATAAGCGTCCGCAGCTGATTACTTCACTGGCGCAGAAATTGGCACAGGTGGGCCGTCTTCGCTATCTGGGACAACTGGAGTATCGGGGAACTGGTCCGCAAAATGGCCCCGGCGGAAACTCTGCCTTCCGAGTGGCCGCGGTGGCGGACACCTTTGAACTTCCCGCCGATCTAGAGTCGTTGATCGCCAGTGCACCTGGTCCAATATTGCTGGTTGATGACCTTGCGGATTCTCGTTGGTCCTTGGCCATGGCCGGGCGGGCCCTGAGGATCGCTGGGGCGCCGGGTGTCTTGCCTTTCACTTTGGGCGTAGCAGGGTAA
- a CDS encoding prolyl oligopeptidase family serine peptidase encodes MTEHVSKATSNDPYSWLEETRDEAALRWVREQTARTEDELYDDSFHEQVQHIKTVLDAQDRIPMVTKRGEHYYNFWRDSEHRLGLWRRTTWQSYLTDDPTWEILLDLDALAASEGQEWHFAGSTLLRPKESEPYERALIRLSPDGGDQVRIREFDLTSKSFVANGFDLPVAKTQASWIDRDTLLVGSASSEQFTTRSTYANTLRRVARRMEIEDAPKLFEVNKEHVAAFGYFDSTSGFERVVTTDAIDFYHSITGVLIDQEHRVIDVPTDVQVSLHRQWVLFAPQTDWEHQGQIITAGSLAIAELEKFFEDGTIQQVLFIPDDSTALESLSFTANYLLLTVLHHVAAQVRVINLRENFSESQMPLEDPMLSISVGAVDDEDATAGDDYWMTVTGFTTPTTLLRGSVGSTANAVKRSPERFSAEGLKVTQHFATSKDGTQVPYFQVADEHMLLDGQNPVLMDGYGGFQHSMTPGYAAAMGVGWLSRRNDSGRRAVYVMTNIRGGGEYGPAWHRAALRENRHRAYEDFAAIAEDLVRRGVTSRAHLAATGRSNGGLLMGNMIAGYPHLFGVISCGVPLLDMQRYTQLAAGHSWIAEYGDPENAEDWKFLRTFSPVHRLSDQPHPVDDYPASLIWTTTSDDRVGPSQARIMAAKMMDLGIENVRYHEPEGGGHAGSTDNESTAKMLATSYEFLWRHVR; translated from the coding sequence ATGACTGAGCATGTTTCCAAGGCGACGAGCAACGATCCGTATTCATGGCTAGAAGAAACCCGGGACGAGGCAGCCCTTAGATGGGTTCGAGAGCAAACTGCCCGGACCGAAGACGAACTGTACGATGACTCATTCCACGAGCAAGTTCAACACATCAAGACCGTGCTCGATGCCCAAGACCGCATTCCCATGGTCACCAAACGCGGCGAGCACTATTACAACTTCTGGCGGGATTCGGAACACCGGCTCGGGCTGTGGCGACGCACCACCTGGCAGTCCTATCTCACCGACGACCCTACATGGGAGATCTTGCTGGATCTGGACGCCTTAGCCGCATCTGAAGGGCAGGAATGGCATTTCGCAGGCTCCACGCTTCTTCGCCCGAAGGAATCTGAACCGTATGAACGGGCACTGATTCGCCTAAGCCCCGACGGAGGCGACCAGGTGCGCATCCGTGAGTTTGACCTGACGAGTAAGTCCTTTGTTGCCAACGGCTTTGACCTGCCGGTGGCTAAGACTCAGGCTTCCTGGATCGACCGCGATACATTACTCGTTGGTTCAGCCAGCAGCGAGCAGTTCACCACTCGCTCCACGTATGCCAACACCCTGCGACGGGTTGCGCGCAGAATGGAAATTGAAGATGCTCCAAAATTGTTCGAGGTTAACAAGGAGCACGTGGCAGCCTTTGGATACTTCGATTCCACCTCGGGCTTCGAACGCGTGGTCACCACGGATGCCATCGATTTTTATCATTCCATCACCGGAGTCTTGATCGATCAGGAACATCGCGTGATCGACGTTCCTACCGATGTTCAGGTTAGTCTTCATCGTCAGTGGGTGCTCTTTGCTCCGCAAACAGATTGGGAGCATCAAGGCCAGATCATTACAGCAGGCTCCTTGGCCATTGCCGAACTGGAAAAATTCTTTGAGGACGGCACTATCCAGCAGGTGCTGTTCATTCCTGATGACAGCACTGCGTTGGAATCCTTGAGCTTTACCGCAAATTATCTACTGCTCACTGTGTTGCACCATGTGGCAGCGCAAGTTCGCGTGATCAACCTGCGAGAGAACTTCAGCGAATCACAAATGCCGCTCGAAGATCCGATGCTGAGCATTTCGGTGGGTGCCGTAGACGATGAGGACGCAACCGCGGGCGATGACTATTGGATGACCGTCACCGGATTCACGACACCGACTACCCTGCTACGGGGATCCGTCGGCTCCACAGCGAACGCTGTAAAGAGATCACCAGAGCGTTTTTCTGCCGAAGGGTTAAAAGTCACCCAACATTTCGCGACGTCTAAGGACGGGACACAGGTTCCATACTTCCAGGTGGCAGACGAGCACATGTTGCTTGACGGTCAGAATCCGGTGCTCATGGACGGATATGGCGGCTTCCAGCACAGTATGACGCCCGGTTACGCTGCAGCGATGGGTGTTGGATGGTTATCTCGCCGCAACGATAGTGGTCGGCGCGCTGTTTACGTTATGACCAACATTCGCGGTGGTGGCGAATACGGCCCGGCATGGCACCGAGCAGCGCTGCGTGAAAATCGCCACCGCGCCTACGAGGACTTTGCGGCGATCGCCGAAGACTTAGTACGTCGCGGTGTGACTTCACGAGCCCATTTGGCCGCTACCGGCCGTTCCAATGGTGGTCTGCTCATGGGCAATATGATCGCCGGATATCCTCATTTGTTCGGTGTCATTTCCTGCGGCGTTCCGCTGCTTGATATGCAGCGCTACACCCAGTTAGCAGCGGGACATTCGTGGATTGCCGAATACGGGGATCCTGAGAACGCTGAGGACTGGAAATTCTTGCGGACGTTCTCGCCGGTACACCGACTCAGCGATCAGCCGCATCCAGTAGACGACTACCCGGCCTCGTTGATTTGGACCACAACCTCTGATGACCGCGTTGGTCCCTCGCAGGCCCGCATCATGGCAGCCAAGATGATGGATCTGGGTATTGAAAATGTGCGGTATCACGAGCCAGAGGGCGGAGGCCATGCTGGGTCCACAGATAACGAATCGACCGCGAAAATGCTGGCTACCAGCTACGAATTCCTGTGGCGACATGTGCGGTAG
- a CDS encoding FAD/NAD(P)-binding protein — protein sequence MNDNPINEYSLAIVGAGPRGTSVVERFADLSLKLAPKGSKLNIVVFDPYRPGSGHVWNPHQSENFWMNTPASFPTVAPERISDEPGLSFRQFVALRGDGRQLTDEHAKSIEQITAGTYPSRAMYGEYLEHVFDRSCAVLEQHESFTIQHVPAEVLSLRPQGNGYDLEYRASTQGSEIQHLSVDAVVLALGHQSAELNPWQKQLQEAAANHGATYLPPNIPADLDFSKFAEGQPALIRGLGLNFFDCMAELTMGRGGIFREVSTEPGQRFEYIASSREPELIVASRRGTPYWGKPVVEQFIPDEIQLRFLDVQDLIGHLAELRATNSNATLEFSRHIWPKLHRDVLFAYYRQCARNSGAPEGFSVEDFVEQLEAILVAEHREGSQVWLGELRKFISQFPEIQWLDVPKLARPFEEIGFASDEDYQQGVQEYLVSNAQHSSEGLNDPLSCAIMTMNAGRMLVKELIVAGVIDEQSRIEEIQAHFEPLVEGLASGPPLERIEQLLALSRVGIVTFIGPEPEFSFDEVTGQFTASSPWVDAEVHTAKTMCEAMMPSNRVLQNDTTLIQQLLKDHVGRAHTWRNSEGEILPGSGFDVVGEPYRLVNSEGLAHRGIFVMGLQLSSAQWGTAIAAQAGDLNNPAARTLKDATHVANEVARLAGFLVGEGLPTQRL from the coding sequence GTGAACGATAATCCAATCAACGAATACAGTCTGGCCATTGTCGGGGCGGGGCCGCGTGGCACCAGCGTCGTGGAACGATTCGCAGACCTGTCACTGAAGCTGGCGCCCAAGGGCAGCAAGCTGAATATTGTGGTTTTTGATCCCTATCGTCCGGGCTCAGGACATGTTTGGAATCCTCACCAGTCAGAAAATTTCTGGATGAACACTCCAGCTTCCTTTCCCACTGTGGCGCCAGAACGTATCAGCGATGAACCGGGTCTGAGCTTTAGGCAGTTCGTTGCGTTGCGTGGGGACGGGCGACAGCTCACCGACGAACATGCGAAAAGTATTGAACAGATTACTGCCGGAACGTACCCATCACGGGCCATGTACGGCGAGTACCTAGAACATGTTTTTGACCGCAGCTGTGCGGTGCTTGAACAGCATGAATCATTTACTATCCAGCATGTTCCTGCAGAAGTACTTTCACTGCGCCCACAGGGCAACGGGTATGACTTGGAATATCGTGCAAGTACTCAAGGTTCAGAGATACAGCATCTATCTGTAGATGCTGTGGTGTTGGCTCTAGGGCACCAGAGCGCTGAGCTGAATCCCTGGCAAAAACAACTGCAAGAAGCTGCCGCTAACCATGGCGCTACCTATTTGCCACCGAACATTCCAGCAGACCTAGATTTCAGCAAATTTGCTGAGGGTCAACCAGCGCTCATTCGTGGGCTAGGCCTGAATTTCTTTGACTGCATGGCTGAACTCACCATGGGTCGTGGTGGTATTTTCCGAGAAGTCAGTACCGAACCTGGCCAGCGATTTGAGTACATAGCTTCTTCTCGGGAACCAGAGCTGATCGTTGCCTCGCGTAGAGGAACTCCTTATTGGGGTAAGCCTGTCGTCGAGCAATTCATACCGGACGAAATTCAATTACGTTTTCTAGACGTTCAGGACTTGATTGGTCATCTGGCCGAGCTTCGTGCGACGAATTCGAACGCTACGTTGGAGTTTTCCCGGCATATTTGGCCAAAGCTTCACCGCGATGTGCTCTTTGCCTACTATCGGCAGTGTGCACGAAACAGTGGTGCACCTGAAGGGTTCTCTGTCGAGGACTTTGTCGAACAGCTAGAGGCGATCCTTGTTGCTGAACACCGTGAGGGAAGCCAAGTGTGGTTGGGGGAGTTGCGCAAATTCATCTCGCAGTTCCCAGAGATCCAGTGGCTGGATGTTCCAAAGCTTGCAAGACCATTTGAAGAGATCGGCTTCGCTTCTGATGAGGACTACCAGCAGGGTGTGCAGGAGTATCTGGTCAGCAATGCCCAACACAGCTCCGAAGGCCTCAACGACCCACTGTCCTGCGCAATTATGACGATGAACGCCGGTCGTATGCTGGTCAAAGAGCTGATTGTCGCTGGCGTTATCGATGAACAATCAAGAATTGAAGAGATCCAAGCTCACTTCGAACCTCTGGTGGAAGGGCTTGCCTCCGGACCGCCCTTGGAGCGCATTGAACAGCTATTGGCGCTATCTCGTGTCGGGATAGTGACCTTCATCGGACCAGAACCTGAATTCTCCTTCGACGAAGTAACTGGCCAATTCACTGCCTCTTCGCCATGGGTGGATGCCGAAGTGCACACCGCCAAAACCATGTGTGAAGCCATGATGCCTAGCAATCGTGTTCTGCAGAATGACACAACACTCATCCAACAGCTGCTCAAGGACCACGTCGGACGTGCACACACCTGGCGTAACTCCGAAGGTGAAATTCTTCCAGGGTCGGGTTTCGACGTTGTGGGTGAGCCCTATCGTCTGGTCAACAGTGAAGGACTGGCGCATCGAGGAATTTTTGTGATGGGGCTACAGCTTTCATCGGCTCAGTGGGGCACGGCCATTGCCGCGCAGGCAGGGGACCTGAACAACCCAGCGGCTCGCACGCTCAAGGACGCTACCCACGTTGCTAACGAAGTGGCGCGTTTAGCGGGATTCCTCGTTGGTGAAGGATTGCCAACGCAGAGACTTTAA